One region of Priestia megaterium genomic DNA includes:
- a CDS encoding amino acid ABC transporter ATP-binding protein, whose protein sequence is MINVENLHKSFGKNDVLKGISTTIKEKEVVAVIGPSGSGKSTFLRCMNLLEEPTSGLVSINGQVITDKKTNIMRVRENVGMVFQHFHLFPHMTVLENLTYAPMTVKGVSRETAVAKGKELLQKVGLAQKANEFPSRLSGGQKQRVAIARALAMEPKVMLFDEPTSALDPEMVKEVLDVMKSLTETGMTMVIVTHEMGFAREVADRVLFLDGGVLVEDAPPAEFFSAPKSKRAKDFLEKIL, encoded by the coding sequence TGATTAACGTTGAAAATTTACACAAATCATTTGGTAAGAATGACGTTTTAAAAGGTATTTCAACTACGATTAAGGAAAAAGAAGTCGTAGCTGTTATTGGCCCTTCTGGTTCTGGTAAATCTACTTTTTTACGCTGTATGAACCTGCTTGAAGAACCGACGAGCGGATTAGTTTCCATTAACGGTCAAGTGATTACAGATAAAAAAACAAACATTATGCGTGTGCGTGAAAATGTAGGAATGGTATTTCAGCATTTTCACTTGTTTCCACATATGACAGTGCTTGAAAATTTGACGTATGCTCCGATGACGGTAAAAGGCGTGTCAAGAGAAACGGCTGTTGCTAAAGGCAAAGAATTACTCCAAAAAGTTGGACTTGCTCAAAAAGCCAACGAGTTTCCAAGTCGCTTATCGGGCGGTCAAAAGCAGCGTGTAGCTATTGCAAGAGCATTGGCAATGGAGCCGAAAGTAATGCTGTTTGACGAACCAACATCAGCATTGGATCCAGAGATGGTAAAAGAAGTACTAGATGTAATGAAGTCGCTAACAGAAACAGGAATGACGATGGTCATTGTAACGCATGAAATGGGATTTGCACGAGAAGTAGCAGATCGCGTGCTGTTTTTAGACGGCGGTGTGCTTGTTGAAGATGCGCCTCCGGCTGAATTTTTTTCAGCGCCTAAAAGCAAGCGTGCTAAAGATTTCTTAGAAAAGATTTTATAA